A genomic stretch from Candidatus Omnitrophota bacterium includes:
- the nusA gene encoding transcription termination factor NusA has product MNGELLAILEQMEREKGIKKDVLIKAVEAAIASAVKKVLDVKPGVNVRAELSSATGKIKAYAGDEEITSIDMGRIAAQTAKQVIIQKIREAEKDVVYEEFSGKVGEIVSGGVYRFERGNIIVDLLGKAEGMLPKNERSPKEEFKQGDRIRAYVLEVRKEARGPHILLTRAHPNFVKKMFEMEVPEIYDNIVEVKAISRKPGERTKIAVHSKDEKVDSVGACVGMRGSRVKNIVSELHGEKIDIVRYSDDTREYIKNALAPAKITEIRLDKDSQRAEVVVEDDQLSLAIGKHGQNVRLASGLVGWELDIRTKSQLEAKAEEKKRAEVEEAAPSEPQEEGSLRALSGVGEKTVEELKKAGFTSLASIADTDIAGLTRVKGIGEKKAKKMIAEAKKALKK; this is encoded by the coding sequence ATGAACGGTGAATTATTGGCGATTCTTGAACAGATGGAGAGAGAGAAGGGCATAAAGAAGGACGTGCTGATCAAGGCGGTTGAGGCGGCGATCGCTTCAGCCGTAAAGAAGGTATTGGACGTCAAGCCCGGGGTAAACGTCAGGGCAGAGCTTAGCAGCGCGACCGGAAAGATCAAGGCCTATGCCGGAGATGAGGAGATAACCTCTATTGATATGGGCAGGATCGCCGCTCAGACCGCCAAGCAGGTTATAATCCAGAAGATACGCGAGGCAGAGAAGGATGTTGTCTATGAAGAATTTTCCGGAAAGGTGGGAGAGATCGTAAGCGGAGGCGTATACAGGTTTGAAAGGGGTAACATCATAGTTGACCTTTTGGGCAAGGCAGAGGGTATGTTGCCTAAAAACGAGCGTTCTCCCAAGGAAGAGTTCAAGCAGGGCGACAGGATACGGGCTTATGTGCTTGAAGTCAGGAAAGAAGCGAGAGGGCCGCACATATTGCTTACGCGCGCCCACCCTAATTTTGTGAAGAAGATGTTTGAAATGGAGGTGCCTGAGATCTATGATAATATTGTGGAGGTAAAAGCCATATCGCGCAAGCCCGGAGAGCGCACCAAGATCGCGGTACATTCAAAGGACGAAAAAGTCGACTCTGTGGGCGCCTGCGTGGGCATGCGCGGCTCGCGGGTAAAGAACATAGTCTCCGAGCTGCACGGAGAAAAGATAGACATTGTCAGGTACAGCGATGATACGCGCGAATACATAAAAAACGCGCTCGCGCCTGCCAAGATCACCGAGATACGGCTGGATAAGGACAGCCAGCGGGCAGAGGTTGTGGTAGAGGACGACCAGCTGTCGCTGGCAATAGGAAAACACGGGCAGAATGTGCGCCTGGCATCGGGCCTGGTTGGCTGGGAACTGGATATCCGCACAAAATCGCAGCTTGAGGCAAAGGCGGAAGAGAAAAAGCGGGCCGAGGTTGAGGAGGCCGCTCCTTCAGAGCCGCAAGAAGAGGGATCTCTACGCGCGCTTTCAGGGGTAGGTGAGAAGACCGTGGAAGAATTAAAGAAGGCGGGTTTTACCTCGCTCGCATCAATAGCCGATACCGACATAGCGGGCCTTACCAGGGTAAAGGGCATAGGAGAAAAGAAGGCGAAGAAAATGATCGCCGAGGCGAAGAAGGCGCTGAAAAAATAA
- the infB gene encoding translation initiation factor IF-2, giving the protein MRVNELAKELGIPTQKLVNKIKRMKISVASAVSVLSDKDVLRIRKEIKPGAGIKPVKKPPVKQTAAAPKKKAEPKLKKAAKEIKKKPVPPQAVKKPPVEKKPKPVAAALPEVKAAAPQPQKPAVKAPAPKPVPVPAPKPVPKPEIKKEEPPEVYETAIVKSVELILPITVKDLSVKLQVKSSILIKKLIDMKVMAGLNQVLPEEVVRNVCAQLGVEIKQMPRKEEVILRPHKEDDLPGSLRSRPPVATLMGHVDHGKTSLLDVIRKSNVVDKEYGGITQHIGAYQVVVPGGKITFLDTPGHEAFTAMRKRGAHITDIVILVVAADDGVMPQTQEAIDHARAAGVPIIVAINKIDKPQANLDKVKKQLAALGLNPEDWGGKTIMVGVSAKTGEGVSSLLEMILLEAEMLELKANPARAARGVVIEAKMSKGSGPVVTLLIQNGALRKGDSVIAGRYYGKIRAMFDDHGRKIDAAAPSVPIEVLGLSGVPEAGDEFFVIEDEKKARELAALRGEEAGNKEPEASKKITLEELYSQIKEGKIKELKIILKADVQGSLEALLESFNKIESSEVQINILHAGIGAINSSDVILASASNALILGFHVKPDTQAVDIISKEGVEVRTYNVIYELIDELKLALEGLLEPRIKKVFLGKVQVKKVFSLSRSGTIAGCFVTKGKITRNSLVSLERNGQPVYEGKLSSLKRFKDDVREVQEGFECGLSLAGFNDYREGDVIEVYEEQKIARKLSD; this is encoded by the coding sequence ATGAGAGTAAACGAATTAGCGAAGGAATTAGGCATACCTACTCAGAAGCTGGTCAATAAGATAAAGCGGATGAAGATAAGTGTTGCCAGCGCCGTAAGCGTTTTGAGCGACAAGGATGTTCTGCGCATACGCAAGGAAATAAAACCGGGGGCAGGCATTAAGCCGGTTAAGAAGCCGCCGGTAAAACAGACAGCAGCTGCCCCTAAAAAAAAGGCAGAGCCGAAGCTGAAAAAGGCCGCGAAGGAAATAAAGAAAAAGCCGGTGCCGCCGCAGGCAGTTAAGAAGCCGCCGGTAGAGAAGAAGCCAAAGCCGGTTGCCGCGGCGCTTCCCGAAGTAAAGGCCGCCGCGCCGCAGCCGCAGAAACCGGCTGTTAAAGCCCCCGCGCCGAAGCCGGTCCCCGTGCCCGCGCCAAAACCCGTTCCAAAACCCGAGATAAAAAAAGAAGAGCCCCCTGAAGTATACGAGACGGCCATAGTCAAAAGCGTTGAATTGATCCTTCCCATAACCGTTAAGGACCTGTCGGTAAAACTCCAGGTTAAATCATCCATTTTAATAAAGAAGTTGATCGATATGAAGGTGATGGCAGGCCTGAATCAGGTCTTGCCCGAGGAGGTTGTGAGAAATGTCTGCGCGCAGTTAGGGGTGGAGATCAAGCAGATGCCACGCAAGGAAGAGGTGATTTTGAGGCCGCACAAAGAGGACGACCTCCCCGGGTCCCTGCGGTCCCGGCCCCCGGTCGCCACCCTTATGGGCCACGTGGACCATGGCAAGACATCGCTTTTGGACGTGATAAGAAAATCAAATGTCGTTGACAAGGAATACGGCGGCATTACACAGCATATAGGCGCGTATCAGGTAGTTGTTCCCGGAGGCAAGATCACCTTTCTGGATACCCCGGGCCATGAGGCGTTCACGGCTATGCGCAAGCGCGGCGCGCATATTACCGATATAGTCATACTTGTCGTTGCCGCGGACGACGGAGTAATGCCCCAGACGCAGGAGGCCATAGACCATGCCAGGGCCGCGGGTGTTCCTATAATAGTGGCGATAAATAAAATAGATAAGCCGCAGGCCAATCTGGACAAGGTTAAAAAACAGCTTGCCGCATTAGGCCTTAACCCGGAGGATTGGGGCGGAAAGACCATAATGGTGGGCGTTTCCGCTAAGACAGGAGAAGGGGTCAGCAGCCTGCTTGAGATGATACTGCTTGAGGCGGAGATGCTGGAGTTGAAGGCAAACCCTGCCAGGGCCGCCAGAGGCGTGGTGATAGAGGCAAAGATGAGCAAAGGCAGCGGCCCGGTTGTCACGCTGCTTATTCAGAACGGCGCGTTGCGTAAGGGCGATTCCGTAATAGCGGGGCGCTATTACGGCAAGATCAGGGCGATGTTTGACGACCACGGCCGCAAGATCGACGCCGCGGCCCCTTCCGTGCCTATTGAGGTGCTGGGTTTAAGCGGCGTACCTGAGGCAGGGGATGAGTTTTTTGTGATAGAGGACGAAAAGAAGGCTCGGGAACTTGCGGCCCTCAGGGGTGAGGAGGCCGGCAATAAGGAGCCGGAGGCGTCAAAAAAGATAACGCTTGAAGAACTGTATTCTCAGATAAAAGAAGGTAAGATCAAAGAGCTCAAGATCATCCTTAAGGCGGACGTGCAGGGTTCGCTCGAGGCGCTTCTTGAGTCGTTTAACAAGATCGAGTCAAGCGAAGTGCAGATAAACATACTGCACGCCGGCATAGGCGCGATCAACTCTTCAGATGTCATACTGGCTTCGGCGTCTAACGCGCTTATCCTCGGATTCCACGTCAAGCCGGACACACAGGCAGTGGATATAATCTCCAAGGAGGGTGTTGAGGTACGCACCTACAACGTTATCTATGAACTTATAGACGAGTTGAAATTAGCGCTGGAAGGCCTGCTCGAACCCAGGATCAAGAAGGTATTTTTAGGCAAGGTGCAGGTCAAAAAAGTTTTCAGTCTTTCAAGATCCGGGACCATCGCCGGATGTTTCGTGACTAAGGGCAAGATCACGCGGAATTCCCTGGTATCTTTGGAGAGGAACGGGCAGCCGGTCTACGAGGGAAAATTAAGCTCGCTTAAGCGTTTTAAGGACGATGTCAGGGAAGTGCAGGAGGGCTTTGAGTGCGGCCTGTCCCTGGCAGGGTTTAACGACTACCGGGAAGGGGATGTAATAGAGGTATATGAAGAGCAAAAGATCGCAAGGAAACTCTCAGATTAA
- the trpS gene encoding tryptophan--tRNA ligase, whose protein sequence is MKSKRSQGNSQIKKGRVLSGMRPTGKLHLGHLAGALGNWKMLQQEYECFFMVADWHALMSEYNDPGRVKEYAIDNVRDWLSSGIDPDKATFFIQSEVGRHLDLFMILSCLTPLGWLERNPTYKEQLREIKNRDISTFGFLGYPVLQAADILIYRADTVPVGDDQLPHLELTREIARRFNHIYGTSLLPEPKALLTRTPRLSGIDGRKMSKSFGNTINLSDSEGEIRKKVQMMFTDPERVRLSDPGHPDKCNVHSYYAVFCPEMKAEVDDWCVNARVGCTECKKRLAECLLEDVLGPIQRKRKLFPDSKIEKILSRGTKRAGLEAGKTFKDIKGAMKI, encoded by the coding sequence ATGAAGAGCAAAAGATCGCAAGGAAACTCTCAGATTAAAAAGGGCAGGGTATTAAGCGGTATGCGGCCTACCGGCAAACTGCACCTGGGGCATTTGGCAGGGGCGCTCGGCAACTGGAAAATGCTGCAGCAGGAATATGAGTGTTTTTTTATGGTGGCTGACTGGCACGCCTTAATGAGCGAGTATAATGATCCCGGCCGCGTAAAAGAATACGCGATAGATAATGTCCGTGATTGGTTAAGCTCGGGCATTGACCCGGACAAGGCCACGTTTTTTATCCAGTCCGAGGTCGGCCGGCACCTTGACCTGTTTATGATCCTTTCCTGCCTGACGCCTCTGGGGTGGCTGGAAAGAAACCCCACATACAAGGAACAGTTGAGAGAGATAAAGAACAGGGATATAAGCACGTTCGGATTCCTGGGCTATCCTGTTTTGCAGGCAGCGGATATACTGATATACAGGGCGGATACAGTACCCGTAGGGGATGACCAGCTGCCTCATCTGGAATTGACCAGGGAGATAGCGCGCCGTTTTAATCATATTTACGGCACCTCGTTATTGCCTGAACCGAAGGCATTGCTTACCAGGACGCCCCGGCTTTCAGGCATAGACGGCAGGAAGATGAGCAAAAGTTTCGGTAATACCATAAATCTTTCTGACAGCGAAGGCGAGATCAGGAAAAAGGTCCAGATGATGTTCACGGACCCTGAGCGCGTAAGGCTGAGCGATCCCGGCCATCCTGATAAATGTAACGTCCACAGTTATTACGCGGTATTCTGCCCTGAAATGAAGGCCGAGGTAGACGACTGGTGCGTTAACGCCAGGGTCGGCTGCACGGAATGCAAGAAGCGGCTTGCCGAATGCCTTCTTGAGGATGTATTGGGGCCCATACAGCGCAAGAGGAAATTGTTTCCAGACAGCAAGATCGAGAAGATACTTTCCCGCGGCACTAAAAGGGCGGGCCTGGAGGCGGGAAAGACATTCAAGGATATTAAAGGGGCCATGAAGATATGA
- a CDS encoding segregation/condensation protein A, with translation MSYKVKLEVFEGPLDLLLYLVKKDHLNICDIPIAEVTEQYLQYIELMRLLDLNIAGEFLVMASTLINIKSKMLLPAEEKQALEEEEEDPRQELVNRLIEYQRFKEAAGKLKRLEDARREVFTRDANDDPAEIDDEVYFEASLFDLIAAFRNALKEVPKDIFYEVIKDEFTVEQKIHDILHLLLIESRILLSELFNKARSKIEIVSTFLAILELIRLKEVKVRQKGVFGEVEVIRNAENIKPHATGQAENTGQSES, from the coding sequence ATGAGTTATAAGGTAAAACTTGAGGTATTTGAAGGGCCTTTGGACCTGTTGCTGTACCTGGTGAAGAAAGACCACCTCAATATCTGTGATATCCCGATAGCCGAGGTGACCGAGCAATACCTGCAGTATATTGAGCTGATGCGGCTTCTGGACCTGAATATAGCGGGTGAATTCCTGGTCATGGCCTCAACGCTCATTAACATAAAATCAAAGATGCTGCTTCCGGCGGAAGAAAAGCAGGCGCTTGAGGAGGAGGAAGAAGACCCCAGGCAGGAACTGGTCAACCGGCTTATTGAATATCAGAGGTTTAAAGAGGCGGCGGGAAAGCTCAAGAGATTAGAGGATGCCCGCAGGGAGGTCTTTACCAGGGATGCCAACGATGATCCGGCGGAGATAGACGATGAGGTATATTTTGAGGCAAGCTTATTTGATCTGATCGCCGCCTTCCGCAACGCCTTAAAAGAAGTCCCTAAAGATATATTTTATGAGGTGATCAAAGATGAGTTCACCGTGGAGCAGAAGATCCACGACATACTGCATCTTTTGCTTATTGAATCCAGGATATTGCTTTCGGAATTGTTCAACAAGGCGAGGAGCAAGATCGAGATCGTGTCCACGTTCCTGGCCATACTTGAGTTGATACGCCTTAAAGAAGTGAAGGTGAGGCAGAAGGGTGTATTTGGAGAGGTAGAGGTCATAAGAAATGCGGAAAATATCAAGCCCCACGCAACAGGACAGGCAGAGAATACCGGTCAATCCGAATCCTGA
- the ruvB gene encoding Holliday junction branch migration DNA helicase RuvB — protein MRKISSPTQQDRQRIPVNPNPDLERQESEEDIVLNMSLRPLKFSEFIGQKPTIDNIKVVISAAKQRKEPLEHILLSGPPGLGKTSLAHIIARDMGTKITATSGPAIERAGDLIGILTNLESGDVLFIDEIHRLSKVVEEFLYPAMEGFQIDFVIDKGPYAKTIKFNLKPFTLVGATTRSGLLSAPLRGRFGIFYHLDFYSDDELARILKNSARKLSVSLDEDAALAISSRSRGTPRIANRLLRRVRDYAQVEDLKRIDRQSVEKALDALRIDRGGLDEIDRKVLRALIETYDGGPVGIESLAASLNEEVDTIVDCVEPYLLKAGYLKRTSRGRMVTDLAYEHLNIPHKSEKQSELF, from the coding sequence ATGCGGAAAATATCAAGCCCCACGCAACAGGACAGGCAGAGAATACCGGTCAATCCGAATCCTGATCTGGAAAGGCAGGAGTCCGAAGAAGACATAGTGCTGAATATGTCTTTGAGGCCGCTGAAGTTCTCGGAATTTATCGGCCAGAAGCCGACCATAGATAATATCAAGGTGGTCATTTCGGCGGCAAAACAGCGCAAGGAGCCGCTTGAGCATATCCTGCTTTCCGGGCCGCCCGGTCTGGGCAAGACATCGCTGGCGCATATAATCGCCAGGGACATGGGCACCAAGATCACCGCGACATCAGGCCCTGCCATAGAAAGGGCGGGAGACCTTATCGGCATACTCACAAATCTTGAGTCGGGAGACGTGCTTTTTATTGATGAGATACACCGGCTTTCCAAAGTGGTGGAGGAGTTCCTCTATCCCGCGATGGAGGGTTTTCAGATCGATTTTGTGATAGATAAAGGGCCCTACGCGAAGACCATAAAGTTTAACCTCAAGCCGTTTACGCTTGTGGGGGCTACCACAAGAAGCGGGCTCTTAAGCGCGCCGTTAAGGGGCAGGTTCGGCATATTTTACCACCTTGATTTCTACAGCGACGATGAGCTTGCCAGGATACTTAAGAATTCAGCCAGGAAACTCAGTGTTTCTTTAGACGAAGACGCCGCGCTGGCGATCTCCTCGCGCTCCAGAGGCACGCCGCGCATCGCCAACCGCCTGCTTCGCCGCGTGCGCGATTATGCTCAGGTTGAAGACCTGAAGCGCATTGACCGCCAGAGCGTGGAGAAGGCCCTGGATGCGCTAAGGATAGACAGGGGGGGGCTCGACGAGATCGATCGCAAGGTCCTCAGGGCGTTGATAGAGACATATGACGGCGGCCCTGTGGGCATTGAGTCGCTGGCAGCCTCCCTTAACGAAGAGGTGGATACGATCGTGGACTGCGTTGAGCCGTATTTATTGAAGGCCGGGTATCTTAAGCGCACCAGCCGCGGCAGAATGGTAACTGACCTCGCCTACGAGCATTTGAATATTCCGCATAAGTCGGAAAAGCAGAGCGAATTGTTTTAG
- a CDS encoding epoxyqueuosine reductase QueH, translating into MKLLLHICCAPCAIYPLEVLRNKGFEVEGLFYNPNIHPEEEFIKRQEAVKEYSRSSGLDAAYPRYSPDDFFAGLGGRKDSPARCRLCWRLRLRKAAEYAAGKQFHYFTSTLLVSPYQDIEAIREIGEAAAAENNVKFAGEDFRPGFRQAHREAKENGLYCQKYCGCIYSLEERNERVK; encoded by the coding sequence ATGAAACTCCTATTACACATATGCTGCGCGCCCTGCGCGATATATCCTCTTGAGGTTTTAAGAAATAAGGGTTTTGAAGTCGAGGGCTTGTTTTACAACCCCAACATACACCCCGAAGAGGAATTCATCAAGCGGCAGGAAGCGGTAAAAGAATATTCCCGCTCAAGCGGCCTTGATGCGGCATATCCGCGATACAGCCCCGATGATTTCTTCGCGGGGCTCGGCGGCCGCAAGGATAGTCCCGCGCGCTGCCGGCTATGCTGGCGGCTGCGGCTTAGAAAGGCGGCTGAATACGCGGCAGGCAAACAGTTTCATTATTTTACCTCAACGCTCCTTGTCAGCCCTTATCAGGATATAGAGGCCATCCGGGAGATAGGTGAGGCAGCCGCGGCGGAAAACAATGTTAAATTCGCGGGAGAAGATTTCCGCCCGGGTTTCAGGCAGGCGCATCGCGAGGCAAAGGAGAACGGGCTGTATTGCCAGAAATACTGCGGCTGTATATATTCTTTAGAGGAACGTAATGAGCGGGTTAAGTAA
- a CDS encoding DUF2905 domain-containing protein yields MSGLSKILIFMGALLILAGAVFYFIGKVPYVGRLPGDIYIQRKNFTFYFPLTTSIIVSIIISFILWLWSRR; encoded by the coding sequence ATGAGCGGGTTAAGTAAGATATTGATCTTTATGGGGGCGCTTCTTATTCTGGCGGGAGCGGTATTTTATTTTATCGGCAAAGTCCCCTATGTCGGCCGCCTGCCGGGGGATATCTACATCCAGAGAAAGAATTTTACGTTCTATTTTCCCCTCACGACCTCTATAATCGTAAGCATCATAATTTCTTTCATATTATGGCTATGGTCAAGAAGATAA
- a CDS encoding SpoIID/LytB domain-containing protein — MVKKIITAAVFFIFSASLPALCAERYIRVEVKCKAAGAELAIEGRFSVRDHNSGGLLYKDRGLIGYIRPKEGGISIAGEFFNTAAVRISSDTGMLRVDGRDYRGDIIALNRKNDLRLVNYIGLEDYTRGVLYHEASHFWPIEILKAQAIAVRTYAAYTAETRSSSDFDLTADVYSQVYGGATSERGRTNRAVELTESLVLKFKGNIFPAFFHATCGGRTEDASELWKIDIKPLNGVACPYCKLSPHFKWSKSIPLDEIREALNDNGIPAREIKEIFISGTTAGGRNKTVVLRDKFKEFRLTAGNFRLFVGAEEIRSTNFSLKIEGGNAVFDGFGWGHGVGLCQWGGYFMAKQGHDFEEILEYYYPGAEIGKL; from the coding sequence ATGGTCAAGAAGATAATTACGGCAGCGGTATTTTTTATCTTTTCAGCTTCTCTGCCGGCGCTTTGCGCCGAGAGGTACATACGCGTTGAAGTAAAATGCAAGGCGGCTGGAGCGGAATTGGCTATTGAGGGCCGTTTCAGCGTGCGCGATCATAATTCCGGCGGGCTGCTTTATAAAGACCGGGGCCTTATCGGTTACATAAGGCCCAAAGAAGGCGGCATATCGATCGCCGGCGAGTTTTTTAATACAGCGGCGGTCAGGATCTCTTCTGATACCGGCATGCTGCGCGTTGACGGCAGGGATTACAGGGGCGATATCATAGCGCTTAACAGGAAAAACGATCTCAGGCTGGTAAATTATATCGGCCTGGAAGATTATACCAGGGGCGTCCTGTATCATGAGGCATCGCATTTTTGGCCGATAGAGATACTGAAGGCGCAGGCAATAGCGGTCAGGACTTACGCCGCGTATACCGCAGAGACAAGATCATCGTCTGATTTTGACCTGACCGCCGATGTTTATTCCCAGGTTTACGGCGGCGCTACTTCTGAGAGGGGCCGCACAAACAGGGCGGTAGAACTTACCGAATCTCTGGTATTGAAATTCAAAGGAAATATCTTTCCCGCGTTTTTTCATGCTACCTGCGGAGGGCGCACAGAGGATGCCAGCGAATTATGGAAGATAGACATAAAACCCCTTAATGGGGTCGCCTGTCCTTATTGCAAGTTGTCGCCTCATTTCAAATGGAGCAAGTCAATACCTTTGGATGAGATCAGGGAGGCATTGAATGACAACGGCATACCGGCGCGCGAGATCAAAGAGATATTTATTTCCGGAACTACCGCCGGCGGCAGGAACAAGACCGTGGTGTTAAGGGATAAATTCAAGGAATTCCGGCTTACGGCAGGCAATTTCCGGCTGTTCGTGGGCGCCGAAGAGATACGCAGCACAAATTTTTCCCTGAAGATAGAAGGCGGGAATGCCGTCTTTGACGGCTTTGGCTGGGGCCATGGCGTGGGCCTGTGCCAGTGGGGAGGTTATTTTATGGCAAAACAGGGGCACGACTTTGAGGAGATCTTAGAGTATTACTATCCCGGCGCAGAGATCGGTAAATTATGA
- the queA gene encoding tRNA preQ1(34) S-adenosylmethionine ribosyltransferase-isomerase QueA, with protein sequence MKLSDFDYNLPKELIAQYPSRERGEERLLVLDRKDGSISHRDFADFIDYLDSCDTLIMNDAKVVKARLIGRKQEGGRQIELLLLGKIDSGRFHTLIKPLSKIKIGDELIFNGGKLKARVLSKDRVEFNTDKEECIYEHGIIPLPPYIKRLPEPIDEGRYQTVFASSPGAIASPTAGLHFTPEALNKARDKGVKTGRVTLRVGYGTFRPVRKDEISEHHMDEEYCCVGGDIKDLVCDTRDKGGKVFAVGTTTVRALESAFMNGASDYSGFTDLFIYPGFKFKAIDSLLTNFHLPRTTLLMLVSAFAGRGLVMKAYEEAVRERYRFYSYGDAMLII encoded by the coding sequence ATGAAGCTAAGCGATTTTGATTATAATCTGCCTAAAGAGCTCATCGCGCAGTATCCCTCCAGAGAAAGAGGCGAAGAGCGCCTGCTTGTGTTGGACAGGAAGGACGGCAGCATATCCCATCGGGATTTCGCGGATTTCATAGATTATCTTGATAGCTGCGATACTCTGATAATGAACGACGCGAAGGTGGTAAAGGCGAGGCTGATCGGCAGAAAGCAAGAAGGCGGAAGGCAGATTGAATTACTGCTTTTGGGTAAGATTGACAGCGGACGGTTCCATACCCTCATTAAACCGCTTTCAAAGATAAAAATAGGCGATGAATTGATCTTTAACGGCGGAAAACTTAAGGCCAGGGTGCTTTCAAAGGACAGGGTTGAGTTTAATACGGACAAGGAAGAGTGCATCTATGAGCATGGCATTATCCCTTTGCCGCCGTATATTAAACGCCTGCCCGAACCGATAGATGAGGGCAGATATCAGACAGTTTTCGCCTCTTCGCCGGGAGCGATCGCCTCTCCCACAGCCGGTTTGCACTTTACGCCTGAGGCGTTGAACAAGGCGCGGGACAAAGGCGTAAAAACAGGGCGCGTTACTTTGAGGGTCGGTTACGGCACTTTCAGGCCGGTAAGAAAAGACGAGATATCGGAACATCATATGGATGAAGAATATTGTTGTGTAGGCGGGGATATAAAGGATTTGGTTTGTGATACGCGGGATAAAGGCGGCAAGGTTTTTGCTGTCGGCACAACCACTGTGAGGGCGCTTGAGAGCGCGTTCATGAACGGCGCCTCCGACTATTCAGGATTTACGGACTTATTTATCTACCCCGGATTCAAGTTTAAGGCCATTGATAGTTTACTTACAAACTTTCATCTGCCGCGCACTACTCTGCTTATGCTGGTCTCGGCCTTTGCCGGCAGGGGCCTGGTCATGAAGGCATATGAGGAGGCAGTGAGGGAGAGGTACAGGTTTTACAGTTACGGCGACGCGATGCTGATCATTTGA
- the tgt gene encoding tRNA guanosine(34) transglycosylase Tgt, with the protein MPFTIVHQDKKTKARTGRLKTAHGDIDTPCFMPVGTQGTVKTLTPQDLRSCGAQMILANAYHLFLRPGIELIRKAGGLHRFMGWDRAILTDSGGYQIFSLALLRKISDDGVEFQSHFDGRKHFLTPEKVVEIQSAFGSDVFMPLDECVHYPCPRDQARLALDRTTEWARRSKARFDEERQANPAIAGCALFAIVQGATYEDLRKESAKQLIDMQFDGYAIGGLSVGEPENLRYNMLSLTIEMLPPGSARYLMGVGTPLDIVNAVERGADLFDCVIPTRFGRGGSAFTSEGKITVRNAAFSADFLPLDKECGCYTCGNFSRAYIRHLFNVDEILGLYLVSLHNIYYYQDLMKRIRESIANGVFPEFKRGIEGAYAD; encoded by the coding sequence ATGCCGTTTACAATAGTCCATCAAGATAAAAAGACAAAGGCAAGGACAGGCCGGTTAAAAACGGCGCACGGAGATATTGATACGCCTTGTTTTATGCCCGTGGGCACGCAGGGCACGGTCAAGACGCTTACCCCTCAGGACCTGCGTTCCTGCGGCGCGCAGATGATCCTTGCCAACGCCTATCATCTGTTTTTGAGGCCGGGCATCGAATTGATAAGAAAGGCGGGCGGCCTGCACAGGTTTATGGGCTGGGACAGGGCGATACTGACCGACAGCGGCGGCTATCAGATATTCAGCCTTGCCTTATTGAGAAAAATAAGCGATGACGGCGTGGAATTCCAGTCGCATTTTGACGGCAGGAAGCATTTTCTTACGCCCGAGAAGGTAGTTGAGATCCAATCGGCGTTCGGTTCGGATGTATTTATGCCTCTGGATGAATGCGTGCATTACCCCTGCCCCAGGGATCAGGCGCGGCTTGCGCTGGATCGCACGACAGAATGGGCAAGGCGCTCCAAGGCGCGCTTTGACGAAGAGAGGCAGGCAAACCCGGCGATAGCCGGCTGCGCCTTATTTGCCATTGTCCAGGGGGCCACTTATGAGGACCTGCGCAAGGAGTCGGCGAAGCAGCTTATTGATATGCAATTTGACGGTTATGCCATCGGAGGACTTTCTGTTGGCGAACCGGAAAATTTAAGATATAATATGCTTTCTCTGACGATCGAGATGCTGCCGCCCGGATCAGCGCGCTATCTTATGGGCGTGGGCACTCCGCTTGACATCGTAAACGCGGTAGAGCGCGGCGCGGATCTATTTGACTGCGTTATCCCCACGCGTTTCGGCAGGGGCGGCTCGGCATTCACTTCAGAGGGTAAGATCACGGTCAGGAACGCGGCATTTTCCGCTGACTTTCTGCCCCTTGATAAGGAGTGCGGCTGTTATACCTGCGGGAACTTCAGCCGCGCCTATATAAGGCATCTTTTTAACGTAGATGAAATACTGGGGCTGTATCTGGTGTCTTTGCATAATATTTATTATTATCAGGATTTGATGAAGCGCATAAGAGAGTCCATCGCCAACGGCGTTTTTCCGGAGTTTAAAAGAGGCATAGAAGGCGCGTATGCGGATTGA